AAATTTGATATATATATAGTGGCGATAGGATTTGTTGTCGGGTATTTTTGGAGTTTGGTTTACCAGCTTAATAATTCAAAAAAATATGGCTTTAAATTTTATCCTGTGATAGGGCTGAAAGATGAAAACATAAAAAAGATGATAAAATTTTCTTTCCCGGTTTTTATAAGCAGCAGCATGGCACAGCTTTATACCTTTATAGACAGATATCTTTTGACAGGAACGTCAACTGGTGCTGTTGCGGCTGTTGCATATGCGGGGAAGCTCAATGATGTGGTGGTTGGAGTTTTTTCATCATCAATTTCTGTTTTAGCTTTTTCTACTTTATCTAATCTTCAGGCAAAAGGAGATAAAGAAAATTTTAGAAAATTTTTCGTGTCTGCAGTAAATTCAATTATACTAATGATGATGCCATTTGCAATTGGTGGTATGATTATGGCAAAAGAAATAACAAGATTAATCTATCAGAGAGGAAATTTTACTACTGAATCTACCTTACTTACAGCTTCACCACTTATGTTTTACTGTTTGGGTTTTGTAGGGCTTGGGCTCAGGGATATATTAAACAGAACTTTGTATGTTTTGAAAGATTCAAAAACAGCCGTAAAAAACGGTGTTATTGCTATTATTTGCAACATAATACTTGATGTAATATTTATTCATAAGTTCAAACACACCGGTGCTGCTATGGCTTTTGCGACGGCAAACTACATTGCAGCAGTTTTGCTTTTTATTTCTCTGAGAAAAAAGCTGGGTTCAATTGGCTGGAAAAGGATTGCAGGTGTATTTGTAAAGGCACTTGTTGCAAGCTTGGTAATGGGTGTCTTTGTATATGCATTTAAACAAAAATTTATTTATTTAACAATGCCATTTAAATACTTTGCCATTTATACCTCGGCAAGTATTTTGCTTGGAATGGGAATATATGCAGGACTTATATATCTTTTGAAAGTTGAAGAAGTAGGTTTTATTGTAAAAATGGTAAGAGAAAAATTTGGGATTTAAAAAACCAAAGAAAGGAGAAGAAGTATTAAGATGGATATCGAACATCAATTGAAGGTTTTTAAAAAAGGTGCTGCTGAGATAATTACAGAAGAGGAGCTTGTTGAAAAGTTAAAGCAAGACAGACCTTTAAACATAAAACTTGGGCTTGACCCAAACGTGCCAGACGTTCATCTTGGACATGCTGTGGTTTTGAGGAAACTTAAACAGCTTCAAGACCTTGGACACAATATAATCTTGATAATTGGTGATTTTACTGCAATGATTGGTGACCCGACAGGAAAGTCGGAGACAAGAAAACAGCTTACAAAAGAAGAGGTCCAAAAAAATGCAGAACCTTTCAAACAGCAGGTTTTAAAGATATTAGACCCAAAGAAGACAACAGTCAGATACAACAGCGAATGGCTTGAGCCTATGAACTTCTTGGATGTTATAAACTTGGCATCAAAATACACAGTTGCAAGAATGCTTGAAAGAGAGACATTTAAGCAGAGAATGGAAAAGAACTTGCCACTCTCAATACATGAGTTTTTCTACCCGCTTATGCAGGGGTATGACTCTGTTGTTATAGAAGCCGATGTTGAGCTTGGCGCAACAGAACAGAAATTTAATATTCTAATGGGAAGAACTCTTCAAAAAGAATATGGTTGCAAGACTATTCAGGTTGCGCTTTTGATGCCAATTTTGGTTGGTACAGATGGTGTTAATAAGATGAGCAAGAGCCTTGGAAACTATATTGGAATAAATGAACCGCCAAATATAATGTATGGAAAGGTAATGTCAATCCCTGATGAGATTATGATTTCGTACTATGAACTAACAACCGATTTAGAGCCTGAAGAGATTGAAGAGATGAAAAGAAAGCTTGAAGAAGGGACCCTTCATCCAAGAGATGCAAAGATGAGACTTGCAAGAGAGATTGTAAAGCTCTATCATGGCGAAGAGGCGGCGATAAGGGCTGAAGAAGAATTCATAAAAGTGTTCCAGAAAAAAGACATACCAGACAACATTCCTGAGGTTGAGCTTCAAAGCTCAAAGGTGTATTTGCCAAGGTTTATGGTAGAAAATAAGCTCTGCTCATCTACGAGTGAGGGAATGAGACTTATCAAAAGCGGTGCTGTTAAACTCAACGGTGAGAAGGTAAATGACCTTGACATTGAACTTCAAAACGGCGATGTTTTGCAGGTAGGCAAGCTAAAATTTGTAAAAGTAAAGCTTTTGTGAAGGTAAAACCTTTGCAAAAGCTTTTTTGTTTTACATAAAACAATAGTTGTATTTTTATCAAAATATTACAAGTGCTACAAAATAAAAATTTAGGCAGTTTGCATATTGTTGTTGTTATTGTTGTTGTGATATAGTAAAAGTAAATAAATAGTTAAAGAGGTGACATTGTTATAAAAAGTTTTAATTTGAACTAAAGAAAAAGTGTTGCCTGTGGTAATTAAAATTATTATTTTTGTCCTTTGCAGCCAGTAGAAGTTATAAGAATTTTGTTATTGGATAGGTAGGTAGAGAAGAAATTATAATGTAAAAAGTAGAAAGGAGATTTGGATATATGAGAAGAGGCATCTTAAGACTTACAGGTATGATAGCTATAATACTTGTATTAGTAGGAGTTTTTTGTACGAGAACTTTAGCAAATGTAGAGGATGATTTAAGAGCACAACAGGTTACTAATATTACCCATAACTATGGCAATGAAATTTTAGGTAGTTCGGATAGCAGTTCTGAAATTAGAGGAATTCAAACTAATAAAGGCGAGGAGAAAATATTAGGGAACACATTACCCAATTATGTAATATTAAATTGGAATGCAACAGAAGATTCAATTATTTTTGATATAACAAATTTAGGAATAGATTTAGTAGACTTGGTATATGGTACTATTGATACTGGGAACATGAAGAAAAGCTTTCAATTTTCTAATGTTGGGATTGGAAAGAACAAATACACTGTAAGTGGAGTTCCGCTTTTAACTTGTGAGGAAAAAATTAAAATAGTGTGGTATGCTAAAGATGGTGGAGAAACTTTTGGAAGTGCTACTTCAACAGGAAGTCGTCAAATTCCCCAGAGTTTACTTAATCTCTGGGGACCAGGAAGTTTTGGTTCAAGAACGAAGTGTTTAGATTATCATTTCGGGCAACATGGTCGAGAAGTATCTGCATCAAATATATGTGAGTATGTAAGATTGGCTGATGAATTTAGGAAAAGAGTTATTGAATTGAAATTAACACCACAAAAACTTGTTGATGGTAAAACTCCTAATGTGTACAGATTTAGATACAATGGGTATTATTTAGATGCAGTATGCGTGAACTTAGTTCCAATCGGGGATTTAATTAGTTTTGGTAAATAATAAAGGTGTATTAATTTATTACATTATGGAGGTGTTTTTGTAAATGTACAAAGGTACAATGTGTGAATTTGGTATTATTGACGAGATAGATAGAAACAAAGATTATTGTAAGTATGAGCCTGAAAAGTATGATTGTATATATGTGGATAGTGATATTGTATTGGACTGGTGGGAGATGGGGCTAAGGAGAGTAAAAACGTATATTGGAGGGGGTTTTGATGAAGAGTTTTATGGTATAGACGTAAATGGAGTTACATTGATACCGCCCGAGTCTCTTTTTGAGTTAGAGAAAGTAGTAGAAAGTGACCCGAGGACAAAAGAAGACAAAAGTCTACAGGAACTTTTAAAGAAGATTAGAAAAGCGAAAGAGGAGAATAAATATATGATTTGTTATGGAGTTTAAAGTTTAAGATTGACATTTAAAAGTTTTGATCCATACGGATAAAAGATAAAATTTGTAAAGCCAAAAGTAAAGCTTTTGTGAAGGTAAAACCTTTGCAAAAGCTTTTTTGTTTTACATAAAACAATAGTTGTATTTTTATCAAAATATTACAAGTGCTACAAAATAAAAATTTAGGCAGTTTGCATATTGTTGTTGTTATTGTTGTTGTGATATAGTAAAAGTAAATAAATAGTTAAAGAGGTGACATTGTTATAAAAAGTTTTAATTTGAACTAAAGAAAAAGTGTTGCCTGTGGTAATTAAAATTATTATTTTTGTCCTTTGCAGCCAGTAGAAGTTATAAGAATTTTGTTATTGGATAGGTAGGTAGAGAAGAAATTATAATGTAAAAAGTAGAAAGGAGATTTGGATATATGAGAAGAGGCATCTTAAGACTTACAGGTATGATAGCTATAATACTTGTATTAGTAGGAGTTTTTTGTACGAGAACTTTAGCAAATGTAGAGGATGATTTAAGAGCACAACAGGTTACTAATATTACCCATAACTATGGCAATGAAATTTTAGGTAGTTCGGATAGCAGTTCTGAAATTAGAGGAATTCAAACTAATAAAGGCGAGGAGAAAATATTAGGGAACACATTACCCAATTATGTAATATTAAATTGGAATGCAACAGAAGATTCAATTATTTTTGATATAACAAATTTAGGAATAGATTTAGTAGACTTGGTATATGGTACTATTGATACTGGGAACATGAAGAAAAGCTTTCAATTTTCTAATGTTGGGATTGGAAAGAACAAATACACTGTAAGTGGAGTTCCGCTTTTAACTTGTGAGGAAAAAATTAAAATAGTGTGGTATGCCAAAGATGGTGGAGAAACTTTTGGAAGTGCTACTTCAACAGGAAGTCGTCAAATTCCCCAGAGTTTACTTAATCTCTGGGGACCAGGAAGTTTTGGTTCAAGAACGAAGTGTTTAGATTATCATTTCGGGCAACATGGTCGAGAAGTATTTGCATCAAACATATGTGAGTATGTAAGAATGGCTGATAATGTAAGACGGGAGATTATTAACCAAAAATTAAAGCCTGTAAGACCTGTTAGTGGTGCAACTCCAAATGTATACAGATTTGAATACGGGATATATTATTTGCATGCGGTATGCAAAAACTATGTTCTATCTGGTGATTTAATTAGTTTTGGTGAAAAAAATTCTAGTCCTTAATTAATTATCAAAAAATTAAGTAACACGAATATCAAAACAATTAACATTTTTTATATGAATTATTACATATTATCCAAGGGAGGTATTATTAAAAAAATGTATACATGTGAATTTGGTATTATTGACGAGATAGATAGAAACAAAGATTATTGTAAGTATGAGCCTGAAAAGTATGATTGTATATATGTGGATAGTGATATTGTATTGGACTGGTGGGAGATGGGGCTAAGGAGAGTAAAAACGTATATTGGAGGGGGTTTTGATGAAGAGTTTTATGGTATAGACGTAAATGGAGTTACATTGATACCGCCCGAGTCTCTTTTTGAGTTAGAGAAAGTAGTAGAAAGTGACCCGAGGACAAAAGAAGACAAAAGTCTACAGGAACTTTTAAAGAAGATTAGAAAAGCGAAAGAGGAGAATAAATATATGATTTGTTATGGAGTGTAAAGTTTAAGATTGACATTTAAAAGCTTTGATGCCATACGGATAAAAGATAAAATTTGTAAAGCCAAAACTAAAGCTTTTGTGAAGGTAAAACCTTCGCAAAAGCTTTTTTGTTTTTGTAAGGTTATAAAGCCAGAATTGAATATATTTAAAATAAGTGGCATTAATTGTGGCAGAGTCAAATTTTTAATTCAAAGTCTCCATTTTGCCCAATTATATAGATTCCACTGCAGATGATTTATCATTTTAAGTTGCAGTATAAACATAATAAACATTTTACATCTATTCCAGTTTCACAAGTACCAGAATTAAAATTTAGGCAGGTTGTATATTGTTGTTGTGCTATATTAA
The DNA window shown above is from Caldicellulosiruptor owensensis OL and carries:
- the murJ gene encoding murein biosynthesis integral membrane protein MurJ, which gives rise to MQYKKATKIALQLFVVTVFTKLIGFIREVAFGARFGTSVKADAFPLALQLPNILFASVFAAFSTSFIPFYTDIREKKGEDEGIKFTNSVINTLLLASSIVAILGFIFSKQLILLQVHQSKELQIMYASKILKITIFMIIFTSSANILQGFLQANGNFTKPVLSSIPFNFSIFVAIFLSYFEPFKKFDIYIVAIGFVVGYFWSLVYQLNNSKKYGFKFYPVIGLKDENIKKMIKFSFPVFISSSMAQLYTFIDRYLLTGTSTGAVAAVAYAGKLNDVVVGVFSSSISVLAFSTLSNLQAKGDKENFRKFFVSAVNSIILMMMPFAIGGMIMAKEITRLIYQRGNFTTESTLLTASPLMFYCLGFVGLGLRDILNRTLYVLKDSKTAVKNGVIAIICNIILDVIFIHKFKHTGAAMAFATANYIAAVLLFISLRKKLGSIGWKRIAGVFVKALVASLVMGVFVYAFKQKFIYLTMPFKYFAIYTSASILLGMGIYAGLIYLLKVEEVGFIVKMVREKFGI
- the tyrS gene encoding tyrosine--tRNA ligase, with translation MDIEHQLKVFKKGAAEIITEEELVEKLKQDRPLNIKLGLDPNVPDVHLGHAVVLRKLKQLQDLGHNIILIIGDFTAMIGDPTGKSETRKQLTKEEVQKNAEPFKQQVLKILDPKKTTVRYNSEWLEPMNFLDVINLASKYTVARMLERETFKQRMEKNLPLSIHEFFYPLMQGYDSVVIEADVELGATEQKFNILMGRTLQKEYGCKTIQVALLMPILVGTDGVNKMSKSLGNYIGINEPPNIMYGKVMSIPDEIMISYYELTTDLEPEEIEEMKRKLEEGTLHPRDAKMRLAREIVKLYHGEEAAIRAEEEFIKVFQKKDIPDNIPEVELQSSKVYLPRFMVENKLCSSTSEGMRLIKSGAVKLNGEKVNDLDIELQNGDVLQVGKLKFVKVKLL